In a genomic window of Candidatus Latescibacter sp.:
- a CDS encoding RNA polymerase sigma factor RpoD/SigA: protein MSKLSINTFSRENATLERYLHEIGNEVLVTKDKEVELAREIRNGSLKALDTLIKANLRFVVSVAKGYQNQGMSLCDLINEGNLGLIKAAKRFDETKGFKFISYAVWWIRQAILSGLAEQSRIVRLPLNRVGALHKIGKTSKSLEQEFGREPTANEIADELGMSPHEVVDNLNISSRHLSLDAPFNDGEDNKLLDVLYDKYQPSPDEKTMEYSLKLEIEKALSTLTDREAEVIRLYFGINRDNPLTLEDIGNIFKLTRERVRQIKEKALNRLRHQSRSKKLRTFLTDLVPEH, encoded by the coding sequence ATGTCAAAACTCTCTATAAATACCTTTTCACGCGAAAATGCCACGCTCGAAAGATATCTTCATGAAATTGGGAATGAGGTTCTCGTTACAAAAGATAAAGAAGTTGAGTTGGCACGTGAGATACGAAACGGTTCCCTCAAAGCCCTGGATACCTTAATAAAAGCAAATCTTCGTTTTGTTGTGAGCGTAGCCAAGGGATATCAGAATCAAGGCATGTCATTATGCGACTTAATCAATGAAGGAAACCTGGGTCTTATTAAAGCAGCGAAGCGGTTCGATGAAACCAAAGGTTTCAAATTTATCTCGTACGCTGTTTGGTGGATACGACAGGCTATTCTGTCAGGTCTAGCTGAACAGTCGCGTATTGTCAGGCTCCCGCTGAACAGAGTCGGTGCATTACACAAGATCGGCAAAACATCGAAAAGTCTTGAACAGGAATTCGGACGTGAACCAACAGCAAACGAAATAGCTGACGAGCTTGGAATGAGCCCGCACGAGGTCGTGGACAATCTCAATATATCGTCCCGGCACCTTTCACTGGACGCGCCTTTCAACGATGGCGAGGACAATAAGTTACTCGATGTACTTTATGATAAATACCAGCCCTCTCCAGATGAGAAGACCATGGAATATTCGCTCAAACTGGAGATAGAGAAGGCGCTTTCAACGCTGACCGACCGCGAGGCGGAAGTGATCAGGCTGTATTTCGGTATCAACCGCGACAATCCTTTAACACTTGAGGATATCGGCAATATATTCAAGCTAACGCGCGAGCGTGTGCGTCAGATTAAAGAGAAGGCATTGAATCGTCTCAGGCATCAGAGCAGAAGTAAAAAATTAAGAACATTTTTAACTGATCTCGTCCCCGAACATTGA
- a CDS encoding T9SS type A sorting domain-containing protein, which produces MITTSVRYDGPALKRDAEYSYWVEVGDEYGNSSFNMESFVYHTVGTGSISGNISYTGAQTGKTVVAAFTSPDFQHDPTAIIELDSPGAYTISGLIDATYYVVSVLSNPVQGDDQGEYDVQKTDPWGVYGTWGNLTPVTITGGNGISGINITLVDGTEDHPNPFYEEEELYSAESKSHNWQYGKHYFVDFEVGDSDHKAASVEVTGPGITGSLMLDYDNNEKRWNSWYKSKSLDLGSSPPTPPLTYTFTIVDPDSTTVKTDVVESFVSVYATNLSPSKGDTITGSLIFSWRGVGLGYTYSVELHDAQGNQVWDSDDLRTTSVRYDGPALIRDAEYSYWVKVQDAYGNSSYADQSFVYHASGTGITLHPSVFSLSQNFPNPFNPVTTIEFSVPRSEFVTLRVFNTLGEEVARLVDGKVTSGSHTIAWNASGFASGLYFYRLEAGSKILTKKLLLLK; this is translated from the coding sequence TTGATAACGACATCCGTACGATATGATGGACCGGCTCTGAAACGCGATGCGGAATACTCCTACTGGGTAGAAGTAGGGGATGAGTACGGAAATTCATCTTTTAATATGGAGAGCTTTGTATATCATACCGTCGGAACCGGTTCAATCTCCGGGAATATTTCTTACACGGGCGCCCAGACCGGCAAGACAGTTGTGGCCGCCTTTACCAGTCCAGACTTTCAGCATGACCCAACAGCCATAATTGAATTGGATTCTCCAGGAGCCTATACCATTTCAGGTCTCATCGATGCAACATATTATGTAGTTTCTGTTCTGTCAAATCCAGTTCAGGGTGATGATCAAGGTGAATATGATGTACAGAAGACCGATCCTTGGGGAGTATACGGGACGTGGGGAAATCTCACCCCTGTTACCATAACCGGCGGGAATGGTATATCCGGTATAAATATTACCCTGGTTGACGGCACCGAAGACCATCCCAATCCTTTCTACGAGGAGGAGGAACTATATTCTGCAGAATCGAAGTCACATAACTGGCAGTACGGAAAGCATTATTTTGTCGATTTTGAAGTTGGGGATTCAGATCATAAAGCGGCCTCGGTAGAGGTTACCGGTCCCGGGATCACCGGCTCCTTAATGCTCGATTATGATAATAATGAAAAGCGTTGGAATTCATGGTACAAAAGTAAGAGTTTGGACTTAGGCAGCAGCCCGCCGACTCCACCACTGACCTATACATTCACTATCGTAGACCCTGATTCTACAACGGTGAAAACCGATGTGGTGGAAAGTTTTGTAAGCGTATATGCTACCAATCTTTCACCATCAAAAGGAGATACGATAACCGGTTCGCTTATCTTTTCATGGAGAGGGGTCGGTTTAGGCTACACCTATTCGGTTGAACTTCATGATGCGCAAGGGAACCAGGTATGGGATTCTGACGACTTGAGAACGACATCCGTACGGTATGATGGACCTGCCCTGATACGCGATGCGGAATACTCCTACTGGGTCAAAGTGCAGGATGCATACGGGAATTCATCATATGCTGATCAGAGCTTTGTATATCATGCCTCCGGAACCGGGATTACTCTCCATCCTTCAGTTTTTTCTCTTTCCCAGAATTTCCCGAACCCATTCAATCCAGTTACTACGATTGAGTTTTCTGTTCCTCGCTCAGAATTCGTTACCCTGAGAGTGTTTAATACACTCGGGGAAGAGGTTGCAAGACTGGTCGACGGGAAAGTCACTTCAGGGAGTCATACGATTGCGTGGAATGCTTCCGGCTTCGCAAGCGGTTTATATTTCTATCGGTTGGAAGCAGGCTCAAAAATACTTACGAAGAAACTCCTCCTGCTGAAATAA
- a CDS encoding TetR/AcrR family transcriptional regulator: MKTRKTNTKKRVLDGATRLIHTKGFRATSVGEIISAAGIRKGGLYHHFLSKDQIGLEVLECMKRKFMEFLEETLSGNQPGEALEFFFNSVLLKHKEAGFVGGCIFGNMALEMADDNKIFAETTARVFSNWIQKIENVVHAAQENSQVRRDIPARLLAQHIVMAIEGGIMLSRLTKDETPLKECLELLRKMLQLQLSVNSGLNSQEKS; this comes from the coding sequence ATGAAAACCAGAAAAACGAACACAAAAAAGCGAGTACTTGATGGGGCGACACGTCTCATTCATACGAAAGGATTTCGTGCTACCAGCGTCGGGGAGATTATCTCTGCAGCGGGGATAAGAAAGGGTGGTTTATACCATCATTTCCTGAGCAAAGACCAAATCGGTTTGGAAGTGCTGGAGTGTATGAAACGGAAGTTCATGGAGTTTCTTGAGGAGACTTTATCCGGCAACCAACCTGGTGAAGCGCTCGAGTTTTTTTTTAATTCTGTACTTTTGAAACATAAGGAAGCCGGATTTGTGGGTGGCTGCATCTTTGGGAACATGGCTTTGGAAATGGCGGATGACAATAAAATTTTCGCTGAGACAACGGCACGGGTTTTTTCCAACTGGATACAGAAAATTGAAAATGTTGTCCATGCTGCACAGGAAAATTCGCAGGTACGGAGAGATATTCCTGCCCGGTTGCTTGCTCAACACATCGTCATGGCAATCGAAGGTGGGATCATGTTGTCAAGATTAACCAAAGATGAAACCCCGTTAAAGGAGTGCTTGGAGTTGTTGAGAAAAATGCTTCAGCTTCAATTGTCCGTGAATTCTGGTTTAAATTCGCAGGAGAAGTCATGA
- a CDS encoding redoxin domain-containing protein: MMRKRTVNAGLMLVVAVVTDFGFPTASLSQEIMNTKDNFIVYEANGPRSFILSRARGNFVALHFLLKTTCPYCMKHTYEYAVRAHEVPGVHHVFLKPDTDEEIKAWSGLMDASYAVKTDSSCYVPPIIYRDPDAALAIVFAIPTGYAFHNQVVNYPALVILDPYGKEVFRYVGKSNADRYTFDQFITKMTELRKQAQSK; encoded by the coding sequence ATGATGAGAAAGAGAACAGTGAATGCAGGTCTGATGTTGGTGGTCGCGGTGGTTACGGACTTTGGATTTCCCACCGCATCCCTATCCCAGGAAATTATGAATACGAAGGATAATTTCATTGTGTATGAGGCGAACGGGCCGCGGTCGTTCATCCTTTCGCGGGCGAGAGGTAACTTTGTGGCCTTGCATTTTCTCCTGAAGACGACCTGTCCATACTGCATGAAACATACTTACGAGTATGCCGTGCGTGCGCACGAAGTTCCCGGCGTGCACCACGTGTTCCTCAAGCCCGACACGGACGAGGAAATCAAGGCTTGGAGCGGCCTGATGGATGCCAGCTACGCGGTAAAAACCGATTCCTCCTGTTATGTCCCGCCGATCATCTACCGCGATCCCGACGCCGCTCTTGCAATAGTATTCGCCATACCGACCGGGTATGCGTTCCATAACCAGGTTGTGAATTACCCGGCCCTTGTCATTCTGGACCCGTACGGGAAGGAAGTGTTCCGTTATGTGGGGAAAAGCAACGCTGACAGATATACATTCGACCAATTCATCACAAAAATGACCGAGTTGAGAAAGCAGGCGCAAAGCAAGTGA
- the carB gene encoding carbamoyl-phosphate synthase large subunit, with protein sequence MPKRSDLQKILIIGSGPIIIGQACEFDYSGTQACKALREEGYEIVLVNSNPATIMTDPSTADITYIEPLTPESLEKIIEKERPDALLPNLGGQTGLNLAAELSRRGILERYGVEIVGVKADAIERGEDRIAFKKTMSALGIPVPRSRACTTVEEAAAIAEELTCPVVIRPAYTLGGTGGGIAYNIKEVQTIATRGLAASLITQVLIEEAIIGWEELELEVVRDAKNQKITVCFIENVDAMGIHTGDSFCVAPMLTVPESLQKRMQEISYKIVDAIGVIGGTNIQFAHHKETGHLVVIEINPRTSRSSALASKATGFPIARISSKLAIGVTMDEIPYWKEGTLEKYEPSGDYVVVKFARWAFEKFPQAQDILGTQMKAVGEVMSIGKTFKEAFQKSIRSLEINKYGLGYDKEFRELSLDELKTRLYMPSSKRVFLMYEALRKGMSVDEMYQMTHIGRWFISEMLEMVRFEESLAEYDWMALPDAMLVKAKDYNFSDKYLARMFGVCEKEVRERRITLGKRATYHAVPVSGVDNAAYYYSSYSGGADEVPVSKKRKIMILGGGPNRIGQGIEFDYTCVHAALALREENIETIMVNCNPETVSTDYDTSDKLYFEPLTVEDVLAIYEKESPDGIIVQFGGQTPLNIAQELKDNGVRILGTSPESIRLAEDREYFRERMITLGINQPESGAARSLEESLAIAEKIGYPLMVRPSFVLGGRGMKIVYTEDMLRKYTKEAIHITPEYPMLIDRFLEEAVEIEVDALSDGEEVFVGAVMEHIERAGIHSGDSACVLPSRTIHQDHLETVERYTEQIARELNVVGIINIQFAVCNDIVYILEANPRASRTVPIVSKILNINMARIATKLMLGKKIKDFPKLRKREVTYVGVKEAVFPFIMFPEVDPLLGPEMRATGEVMGIADSFGLAFYKAQLSVGSKLPTSGNVLITVNDMDKKAMAPIARKLETLGFTILATENTSRFLDSNNVQNNKINKLSEERPHILDAIINGDIHLIINTPLGEDSTDDDSFIRMAAIQRRIPYVTTIEAAKASVEGIEGIISEMYVPVSLQEYYGRK encoded by the coding sequence ATGCCGAAACGATCTGACTTACAAAAGATTCTCATCATTGGATCAGGACCAATTATTATTGGACAGGCTTGTGAATTCGACTATTCTGGCACTCAGGCATGCAAGGCGTTACGGGAAGAAGGGTACGAAATAGTTCTGGTCAATTCGAATCCTGCAACCATCATGACCGATCCCAGCACTGCCGATATTACATACATCGAACCTTTGACTCCCGAGAGTTTAGAAAAGATTATCGAAAAGGAGCGTCCGGACGCTTTGCTGCCGAACCTCGGCGGCCAAACAGGCCTGAATCTGGCAGCGGAACTGTCCCGGCGAGGGATACTGGAGCGGTATGGAGTGGAAATTGTCGGGGTGAAAGCCGATGCCATCGAGCGTGGCGAAGATCGGATTGCCTTCAAAAAAACGATGTCGGCACTGGGTATCCCGGTTCCTCGTTCCAGGGCATGTACGACAGTTGAAGAAGCGGCGGCTATCGCCGAGGAACTGACATGCCCTGTCGTGATTCGCCCCGCATACACACTCGGCGGCACCGGCGGCGGCATCGCATATAATATCAAGGAAGTGCAGACCATAGCGACCAGGGGACTTGCGGCCAGCTTGATTACCCAGGTTCTGATAGAGGAAGCTATCATTGGCTGGGAGGAACTCGAACTCGAAGTCGTCCGCGATGCCAAGAATCAGAAAATAACTGTCTGTTTCATCGAGAATGTCGATGCGATGGGGATTCATACCGGCGACAGTTTTTGTGTGGCTCCCATGTTGACAGTCCCGGAATCTCTCCAAAAACGCATGCAGGAGATATCGTATAAAATAGTCGATGCCATCGGTGTCATCGGGGGGACGAACATTCAATTTGCCCACCATAAGGAAACCGGGCACTTGGTTGTAATTGAGATCAATCCCCGGACCTCACGATCCTCGGCGCTTGCTTCAAAGGCGACGGGTTTCCCTATCGCCCGAATATCTTCAAAGCTTGCGATAGGTGTCACCATGGACGAAATCCCCTACTGGAAGGAGGGAACGCTCGAAAAGTACGAACCGAGCGGAGACTACGTTGTGGTGAAATTTGCCCGATGGGCATTTGAAAAATTCCCTCAAGCACAAGACATTCTTGGAACACAGATGAAAGCAGTCGGAGAAGTCATGAGCATCGGGAAAACATTCAAAGAAGCTTTCCAAAAGTCGATACGCTCGTTGGAAATCAACAAGTATGGACTCGGGTATGACAAAGAGTTCAGGGAACTCTCGCTCGACGAGTTGAAAACCCGTCTCTATATGCCCTCCAGCAAAAGGGTTTTCCTGATGTACGAAGCCCTCCGCAAGGGAATGAGTGTTGATGAAATGTACCAGATGACCCATATCGGGCGGTGGTTCATTTCGGAGATGCTTGAAATGGTTCGTTTTGAAGAGAGCCTTGCGGAATATGATTGGATGGCTCTACCCGATGCAATGCTGGTCAAGGCTAAGGACTATAATTTTTCTGACAAGTATCTCGCCAGGATGTTCGGCGTATGTGAGAAAGAGGTGCGTGAACGAAGAATCACTTTGGGCAAGAGAGCGACCTATCACGCAGTCCCCGTCAGTGGAGTCGATAATGCGGCGTACTACTATTCATCCTATTCCGGCGGAGCAGATGAAGTTCCTGTATCGAAAAAACGTAAAATAATGATCCTCGGGGGTGGGCCCAACAGAATAGGGCAGGGTATCGAGTTCGATTATACCTGTGTCCATGCAGCGCTCGCTCTCCGCGAGGAAAACATAGAAACGATCATGGTCAATTGCAATCCGGAAACAGTCTCAACCGATTATGACACTTCTGACAAGCTGTATTTCGAACCGCTTACTGTCGAGGATGTACTTGCCATTTACGAGAAAGAGAGCCCCGATGGTATTATCGTTCAATTCGGTGGGCAAACCCCGCTCAATATTGCCCAGGAACTGAAAGACAATGGCGTTAGGATACTGGGAACATCCCCGGAAAGCATACGCCTTGCCGAGGACCGGGAATACTTCCGCGAGCGCATGATTACACTTGGCATCAACCAGCCAGAAAGCGGCGCCGCCCGGTCGCTTGAAGAGTCTCTTGCCATCGCGGAAAAAATCGGATACCCCCTGATGGTCCGTCCCTCATTTGTCCTCGGTGGCAGGGGGATGAAGATAGTTTACACCGAAGATATGCTGAGGAAGTATACTAAAGAAGCTATCCACATCACTCCTGAATATCCGATGTTGATAGACCGTTTCCTGGAAGAGGCAGTGGAGATAGAGGTGGATGCGCTTTCCGACGGGGAAGAGGTCTTTGTGGGCGCGGTCATGGAACACATTGAACGTGCCGGCATTCATTCGGGAGATTCAGCCTGTGTACTGCCATCGAGAACGATACATCAAGACCATCTCGAAACAGTTGAGCGTTACACAGAGCAAATAGCCAGGGAACTGAATGTCGTGGGCATCATCAATATCCAGTTCGCGGTATGCAATGATATCGTTTACATTCTCGAGGCTAATCCGCGGGCTTCACGGACTGTTCCGATTGTATCAAAGATACTGAACATCAACATGGCACGGATAGCCACGAAACTTATGCTTGGGAAAAAGATTAAGGACTTTCCCAAGTTGCGGAAAAGAGAAGTTACCTATGTCGGTGTAAAGGAAGCGGTCTTCCCCTTCATTATGTTTCCGGAAGTGGATCCCCTTCTCGGTCCTGAGATGAGGGCGACAGGTGAGGTCATGGGTATCGCAGACTCGTTCGGTCTTGCCTTCTACAAGGCACAGCTATCCGTCGGTTCCAAGTTGCCGACCTCGGGCAACGTCCTTATAACCGTGAACGACATGGATAAAAAAGCTATGGCGCCGATAGCCCGCAAACTTGAGACTTTGGGATTCACCATTCTTGCAACGGAAAATACAAGCCGTTTCCTTGACTCGAACAACGTGCAGAATAATAAAATCAACAAACTCAGCGAGGAACGACCGCATATCCTCGATGCTATTATAAATGGTGATATACACCTCATCATCAATACACCTCTTGGTGAGGACAGCACGGATGATGATAGCTTTATACGCATGGCGGCAATACAACGAAGAATCCCCTATGTTACGACAATTGAGGCTGCAAAAGCGAGTGTGGAAGGAATCGAGGGAATAATAAGCGAGATGTATGTTCCTGTATCACTCCAGGAATACTACGGACGGAAATGA